A DNA window from Desulfatibacillum aliphaticivorans DSM 15576 contains the following coding sequences:
- a CDS encoding TetR/AcrR family transcriptional regulator, producing the protein MTVTRELYDEYMELSSTWMEGVWDMGMDESLRTSVERIVQDVFDHPDALRTVMQNMAHGLKVADLPGLDFFPEFWAGIQEVFRKGLSPYACRRDIAMWILGFHMVIFNCVGAPHYHAKVLGMSHKSPEYKQWVKDALMFLFYPSLKKLVFSQPGDEQPMTWPLNPPRQGSRAYGSLHAQPIENLKKGEQTRIKILEAARKVFTTHPYNTASIRMIGKEGGFDFTLIHHYFPSKAELFEALAAQTMEDLLPQAYVWMEDLAPLKVEDGLSIFADRALDYCGRNPAALHGLMQNIAQMNQLEEIPGFERFAQLNLATQEAFRESTGIRRATDKEIQMFSFGVYMILYNCLGIAHFPAEIMGLNMDDQEYRQWVKDFMMIVLLPVLEHMIKPRAQKAS; encoded by the coding sequence ATGACGGTCACCAGGGAGCTCTATGATGAATACATGGAGCTTAGCTCCACCTGGATGGAAGGCGTCTGGGACATGGGCATGGACGAAAGCCTCCGCACCTCCGTAGAGCGGATTGTGCAGGACGTGTTCGACCATCCGGACGCCTTGCGTACGGTCATGCAGAACATGGCCCACGGCCTGAAAGTGGCGGACCTTCCCGGCCTGGATTTTTTTCCGGAGTTCTGGGCGGGCATCCAGGAGGTTTTTCGCAAGGGGCTGTCGCCGTATGCGTGCCGGCGGGACATCGCCATGTGGATTTTGGGTTTTCACATGGTAATATTCAATTGTGTGGGCGCCCCCCATTATCACGCCAAGGTCCTGGGCATGTCGCATAAGAGCCCCGAGTACAAGCAATGGGTTAAAGACGCTCTGATGTTCCTTTTTTATCCCTCCCTGAAAAAGCTGGTTTTTTCCCAGCCCGGGGACGAGCAGCCCATGACCTGGCCGCTTAACCCGCCCCGCCAGGGCAGCCGAGCTTACGGCTCGCTGCACGCCCAACCGATTGAAAATCTGAAAAAAGGGGAGCAGACCCGGATAAAAATCCTGGAGGCCGCCCGCAAGGTGTTCACCACCCATCCCTATAATACGGCGAGCATCCGCATGATCGGCAAGGAAGGCGGCTTTGACTTCACCCTGATTCACCATTATTTTCCGTCCAAGGCCGAGCTCTTCGAAGCCCTGGCCGCCCAGACCATGGAAGACCTGCTGCCGCAGGCCTATGTGTGGATGGAGGACCTCGCTCCCCTGAAAGTGGAAGACGGGCTTTCCATCTTCGCGGACCGGGCTTTGGATTATTGCGGCAGGAATCCGGCGGCCCTCCACGGCCTCATGCAGAATATCGCCCAGATGAATCAATTGGAGGAAATTCCCGGTTTTGAGCGATTCGCCCAGCTCAACCTGGCCACCCAGGAGGCTTTTCGGGAGTCCACGGGAATTCGTCGGGCCACGGACAAGGAAATCCAGATGTTTTCCTTCGGGGTGTACATGATCCTGTATAACTGCCTGGGCATTGCGCATTTCCCCGCGGAAATCATGGGCCTGAACATGGATGATCAGGAGTACAGACAGTGGGTCAAGGA
- a CDS encoding TetR/AcrR family transcriptional regulator: protein MAKKVQKKKVASYTKGKETRSKIIAAARKVFASQPYTSASIRAIAKEGGI, encoded by the coding sequence ATGGCAAAAAAGGTTCAAAAGAAAAAAGTCGCCTCTTACACCAAAGGTAAGGAGACCCGGAGTAAGATAATCGCTGCGGCCAGAAAGGTTTTCGCAAGCCAGCCCTACACCTCCGCCAGCATCCGGGCCATTGCCAAAGAGGGGGGGATTTAA